A portion of the Physeter macrocephalus isolate SW-GA unplaced genomic scaffold, ASM283717v5 random_730, whole genome shotgun sequence genome contains these proteins:
- the LOC102990423 gene encoding insulin-like growth factor-binding protein 2 has translation MGKGGKHHLGLEEPKKLRPPPARTPCQQELDQVLERISTMRLPDERGPLEHLYSLHIPNCDKHGLYNLKQCKMSLNGQRGECWCVNPNTGKLIQGAPTIRGDPECHLFYNEQQGARGVHTQRMQ, from the exons ATGGGCAAGGGTGGCAAACATCACCTCGGCCTGGAGGAGCCCAAGAAGCTGCGGCCGCCACCTGCCAGG ACCCCCTGCCAGCAGGAACTGGACCAGGTCCTGGAGCGGATCTCCACCATGCGCCTTCCCGACGAGCGGGGGCCCCTGGAGCACCTCTACTCCTTGCACATCCCCAACTGTGACAAGCATGGCCTGTACAACCTCAAACAG tgCAAGATGTCTCTGAACGGGCAGCGTGGGGAGTGCTGGTGTGTGAACCCCAACACCGGGAAGCTGATCCAGGGGGCCCCAACCATCCGGGGGGACCCCGAGTGTCATCTCTTCTACAACGAGCAGCAGGGGGCTCGCGGGGTACACACCCAGCGGATGCAGTAA